The genomic window AACACCAATGTATACTTCTGATGGCGGATTTCCTTGGCTGATTAAATAATATGCTTCTTGAAGTCTTTTGTTTAAAAGCCATTTCCCGGGTGTTTGCTGAAAAACTTTTTGAAAATCTCTTTTAAATGTGGCGAGACTTCTTCCCGTTAAATAAGCGAATCGTTGCATTTGTACATTGAAATGGAAGTTTTTGTTCATAAATGCTTCTAAGTCAATTTTTCCAGGCTCGTTAAAATCGAATAAAATGTCTTTTAATTCTGGATTTACTTTTAATAAAAGATGAATAGCTTCTTTGATTTTTAAATTGAACAAAGTTTCGTTATTCTCTTCTTCAACTTCGAGATAAGATAGTAGCGATTCCATGAAAGATTTGTAGAGAGGGTTGGGAGCCAATGAAAACATGGCGTCTGTATCGGCTTTTTTATCGGCTTTCAAATTGTAC from Flavobacterium sp. KACC 22763 includes these protein-coding regions:
- a CDS encoding helix-turn-helix domain-containing protein; translated protein: MSIKPNTKPKILYSCYYSRSREGEHFIPEHVFSYQISGEMIASDSKNTFHTKPGDFRFSRRNHLAKFTKIPPEGGEFKTISLFLDQEILREISKEYNLKADKKADTDAMFSLAPNPLYKSFMESLLSYLEVEEENNETLFNLKIKEAIHLLLKVNPELKDILFDFNEPGKIDLEAFMNKNFHFNVQMQRFAYLTGRSLATFKRDFQKVFQQTPGKWLLNKRLQEAYYLISQGNPPSEVYIGVGFEDLSHFSFSFKKKFGIVPSSLNHK